The Nesterenkonia xinjiangensis genome contains a region encoding:
- the holA gene encoding DNA polymerase III subunit delta, with the protein MAAAQRGSGQRGRRGAAPSAGEDFRTVEPAALMLLRGPEDYLASRAMDRIKSQLRAQHPDLEYTRFDVSVAASGELATLASPSLFGEARMILAEDLAQMNDTFLADALAYLDEVADDVTLVMRHSGGNRGKKLIDTLAGRAVVVDCAAAKSDADKMDFLRREFRAAGREIQSDAARALVAAAGSSLSDLGGACQQLIRDVAGQITEDDVDRYHGGRVEATAFKVADAAFEGRRDAATRLYRHAVSTGVSPIAVTAALARKGRQIAALVDHRGSTDRLASSLGVPPWQLRQAAETARRWQSHRAAAAVEAVARADAEAKGASRTPEYAVERAIGIIAGSVGR; encoded by the coding sequence ATGGCAGCGGCACAACGTGGTTCAGGGCAGCGCGGGCGCAGAGGCGCGGCCCCGAGCGCCGGGGAGGACTTCCGGACCGTGGAGCCGGCGGCGCTGATGCTGCTGCGAGGCCCCGAGGACTACCTGGCCTCCCGGGCCATGGATCGCATCAAGTCTCAGCTGCGCGCTCAGCACCCGGATCTGGAGTACACCCGATTCGACGTCAGCGTGGCCGCCTCCGGGGAGCTCGCGACCCTGGCCTCGCCGTCGCTCTTCGGGGAAGCCCGGATGATCCTCGCCGAAGACCTCGCCCAGATGAACGACACCTTCCTGGCCGACGCGCTGGCCTATCTGGACGAGGTCGCCGATGACGTCACACTGGTGATGCGGCACTCCGGGGGGAATCGCGGCAAGAAGCTGATCGATACGCTTGCCGGCCGTGCCGTCGTCGTCGACTGTGCTGCGGCGAAGTCCGACGCCGACAAGATGGACTTCCTGCGCCGGGAGTTCCGTGCTGCGGGCCGGGAGATCCAGTCCGACGCCGCCCGCGCGCTGGTCGCGGCCGCGGGCTCGTCGTTGTCCGACCTGGGAGGCGCCTGTCAGCAGCTGATCCGTGACGTCGCCGGTCAGATCACCGAGGACGATGTCGATCGCTACCACGGGGGGAGGGTGGAGGCCACGGCCTTCAAGGTGGCCGACGCCGCCTTCGAGGGGCGCCGTGACGCCGCCACCCGGCTGTACCGACACGCGGTCTCCACCGGTGTCTCGCCGATCGCGGTGACCGCCGCGCTGGCCCGCAAGGGGCGGCAGATCGCAGCGCTGGTGGACCACCGTGGCAGCACCGACCGGCTGGCATCCAGCCTGGGGGTGCCGCCGTGGCAGCTGCGGCAGGCGGCCGAGACGGCCCGCCGCTGGCAGTCGCACCGCGCGGCCGCGGCGGTGGAGGCGGTGGCTCGGGCAGATGCCGAGGCGAAGGGCGCCTCACGGACCCCTGAGTACGCCGTGGAGCGGGCGATCGGCATCATCGCAGGCTCGGTGGGCCGCTGA
- the rpsT gene encoding 30S ribosomal protein S20 yields the protein MANIKSQKKRILTNEKARLRNQAVKSELKTAVKKVRKAVQAGDKDAAVAANREAGRKLDKAATKGVIHKNQAANRKSGLAAKVNAL from the coding sequence GTGGCAAACATCAAGTCTCAGAAGAAGCGCATCCTCACCAACGAGAAGGCTCGCCTGCGCAATCAGGCCGTGAAGTCCGAGCTCAAGACCGCGGTGAAGAAGGTCCGTAAGGCGGTCCAGGCCGGTGACAAGGACGCCGCAGTGGCGGCGAACCGCGAGGCCGGTCGGAAGCTGGACAAGGCCGCCACCAAGGGAGTCATCCACAAGAACCAGGCGGCCAACCGCAAGTCGGGGCTGGCAGCCAAGGTCAACGCCCTCTGA